The following proteins come from a genomic window of Frankia casuarinae:
- a CDS encoding glycoside hydrolase family 26 protein, with protein sequence MAVVLGVAACSDQPERPRAPRPSPTTTPPSAVEPAPSGLGWVSGANGNFPADVTAWAAWTRRPVDLAIVFTDRANWPSITTASWPVGAFTRAAFPGELSVAQPLYPQNGNEQACARGEYDGYWAQFGQTLSKYGRGDAYVRLGWEFNGDWFWWHVRDPQAWKSCFQHAATAIRSTAPHVKIDWNMTAHRDSLPGSGADVWSAYPGDAYVDVVSIDSYDSYPASTTEQVWTRQCQQRSGLCTVAAFARAHGKRFAVPEWGLVRSTGGGGDNPFYIEKMHEFFAANAGLLAYEAYYNNAEADNVQSSLHNPNLSPNSSRRYLGLFGKD encoded by the coding sequence ATGGCTGTTGTGCTGGGCGTGGCGGCCTGCTCGGATCAGCCCGAGCGTCCCCGCGCTCCGCGGCCGTCACCAACCACCACGCCCCCCTCCGCCGTGGAGCCGGCACCGTCCGGGCTGGGCTGGGTATCCGGCGCCAATGGAAACTTCCCGGCAGACGTGACCGCGTGGGCGGCGTGGACCCGCCGTCCCGTCGACCTCGCGATCGTTTTCACGGACCGCGCCAACTGGCCGAGCATCACCACGGCGTCCTGGCCGGTCGGGGCGTTCACCCGGGCAGCCTTTCCCGGGGAGCTGTCGGTGGCGCAACCGCTGTACCCGCAGAACGGCAATGAACAGGCGTGCGCTCGCGGTGAGTACGACGGCTACTGGGCCCAGTTCGGGCAGACTCTGTCGAAGTACGGCCGCGGCGACGCCTACGTGCGCCTCGGCTGGGAGTTCAACGGGGACTGGTTCTGGTGGCACGTCCGGGATCCGCAGGCGTGGAAAAGCTGCTTCCAACACGCCGCCACCGCGATCCGGTCGACCGCTCCGCACGTGAAGATCGACTGGAACATGACCGCGCACCGCGACAGCCTGCCCGGCAGCGGCGCGGACGTCTGGTCCGCCTACCCCGGCGACGCCTACGTCGACGTCGTCAGCATCGACTCCTACGACTCCTATCCGGCGTCCACGACGGAGCAGGTCTGGACCCGGCAATGCCAGCAGCGTTCCGGGCTGTGCACCGTCGCCGCCTTCGCCCGCGCCCACGGCAAGCGGTTCGCCGTCCCCGAATGGGGACTGGTGCGCTCGACCGGCGGTGGCGGCGACAACCCGTTCTACATCGAGAAGATGCACGAGTTCTTCGCGGCGAACGCCGGACTCCTCGCCTACGAGGCCTACTACAACAACGCGGAAGCTGACAACGTGCAATCCTCCCTGCACAACCCGAACCTGAGCCCGAACAGCTCCCGCCGCTATCTCGGCCTGTTCGGAAAGGACTGA
- a CDS encoding NADPH-dependent FMN reductase: MSETSKLVIVVGSVREARFGPVVASWVAEQASAHGSFDVEVVDLADFEIPLSLPAASPKYAGDSYPRPAGMAPLTARLDAADAFVLVTPEYNHSYPASLKAAIDWHFTQWTAKPVAFVSYGGAAGGRHAVLHLENVLTELHAVTIRDGLAFPNYFVNWDAGRPADPDAPGYAKTLFNQLAWWAAALQKARAEVPYPD; encoded by the coding sequence ATGAGCGAAACCAGCAAACTTGTCATCGTCGTCGGCAGCGTGCGCGAGGCGAGGTTCGGACCGGTCGTGGCCTCATGGGTCGCCGAACAGGCCTCCGCGCATGGGAGCTTCGACGTAGAGGTCGTCGACCTCGCCGACTTTGAGATCCCCCTATCCCTGCCCGCCGCGTCGCCGAAGTACGCCGGAGACTCATACCCGCGCCCGGCGGGCATGGCACCCCTGACCGCGCGACTCGACGCCGCGGACGCGTTCGTCCTAGTAACCCCCGAATACAACCATAGTTACCCGGCGTCACTGAAGGCTGCCATCGACTGGCACTTCACCCAGTGGACCGCGAAGCCGGTCGCTTTTGTCAGCTACGGCGGCGCGGCGGGTGGTCGGCACGCGGTCCTGCACCTGGAGAACGTCCTCACCGAGCTGCACGCGGTGACCATTCGCGACGGGCTGGCATTCCCGAACTACTTCGTGAACTGGGATGCTGGCCGGCCAGCTGATCCCGACGCTCCCGGCTACGCCAAGACGTTGTTCAACCAGCTTGCCTGGTGGGCCGCCGCACTCCAGAAGGCACGCGCCGAGG
- a CDS encoding efflux RND transporter periplasmic adaptor subunit — translation MISPVRLIARHRWVVATVTAVVVAAAVTTYVFTRGGSSGPAAPSSRTVAASIGTIKQSITTTGTIEPATEAALNFTAAGKVTSVLVGEGDPVNAGQPLATIDSASLTASLVQAKLTLANSQAKLASDQDSGASSTQLAVDQASVTTATDGVSTAQAALDGATLTAPVKGVVASLSLVVGQQVAASSGGSGSGQSGGSASSAGGSGSGGAASSGLGSAAGSGSGSGSGSGSGSSGSSSGAQILVISTDSWIVNATVDSSGVGLIAKGDQATIVPGTGGTGGVPIGRLPGGGGGGGGGGTGGSGGPGAGSGPASQGGAGTSDAGRNTVYGTMSSVGLIASSSGGTAAFPVMIKVTGSPGGMHAGDTATVSLTYKQLGDVLVVPTAAITQADGKPTVYVLSNGRKTATTVTTGPTGGGFTQVVSGLSEGDKVVVDTPQVATRSGSGTGPGRATGQGGTGRFGGGAGFGGGGGFPGGGGGGSAGRGGGFGGGG, via the coding sequence ATGATCTCTCCAGTCCGGCTGATCGCGCGCCACCGGTGGGTGGTCGCCACGGTCACGGCAGTCGTCGTCGCCGCGGCGGTCACGACCTACGTGTTCACCCGCGGCGGTTCGTCCGGGCCGGCCGCCCCCTCGTCGCGGACCGTCGCCGCCAGCATCGGGACCATCAAACAGTCGATCACGACGACCGGAACGATCGAACCAGCCACCGAGGCAGCCCTGAACTTCACGGCGGCGGGGAAGGTCACCAGCGTCCTGGTGGGCGAGGGCGACCCGGTGAACGCCGGCCAGCCGCTGGCGACCATCGACTCGGCGTCGTTGACCGCGAGTCTCGTCCAAGCCAAGCTAACGCTGGCGAACAGCCAGGCCAAGCTAGCCTCCGACCAGGACTCCGGGGCGTCCAGCACACAGCTCGCCGTCGATCAGGCCTCGGTGACGACCGCGACCGACGGGGTGTCGACCGCGCAGGCCGCGCTGGACGGCGCGACTCTCACCGCACCGGTCAAGGGTGTCGTGGCGAGCCTGTCCCTGGTGGTCGGCCAGCAGGTGGCGGCATCCTCCGGCGGGAGCGGATCAGGCCAGTCCGGCGGATCCGCGAGCTCGGCAGGCGGGTCCGGATCGGGCGGCGCCGCCTCGTCCGGCCTGGGGTCGGCCGCCGGGTCGGGGTCGGGCTCGGGGTCGGGCTCGGGGTCGGGCTCGTCCGGCTCGTCGTCCGGCGCACAGATCCTGGTGATCAGCACCGACTCGTGGATCGTAAACGCCACCGTGGACTCCAGCGGGGTCGGTCTGATCGCGAAGGGCGACCAGGCGACGATCGTGCCGGGCACGGGTGGCACCGGAGGCGTGCCGATCGGCCGGCTCCCCGGTGGCGGCGGTGGCGGCGGTGGCGGTGGAACTGGCGGTAGCGGCGGGCCGGGAGCCGGTTCCGGTCCCGCGAGCCAGGGCGGTGCGGGCACCTCCGACGCCGGCAGGAACACGGTCTACGGGACGATGTCGTCGGTCGGCCTCATCGCGTCGAGCTCCGGAGGGACGGCAGCCTTCCCGGTTATGATCAAGGTGACCGGCAGCCCCGGCGGGATGCACGCGGGTGACACCGCGACAGTCTCGTTGACCTACAAGCAGCTCGGCGACGTTCTGGTCGTCCCGACAGCGGCGATCACTCAGGCCGACGGCAAGCCCACGGTCTACGTCCTGTCCAACGGCAGGAAGACCGCCACGACCGTGACGACCGGACCCACCGGAGGCGGCTTCACGCAGGTCGTCTCCGGGCTGTCGGAAGGCGACAAGGTCGTGGTCGACACCCCGCAGGTGGCCACCCGGAGCGGGTCCGGAACCGGCCCGGGCCGGGCCACGGGCCAGGGCGGTACGGGCAGGTTCGGGGGCGGTGCCGGGTTCGGCGGCGGAGGCGGTTTCCCCGGAGGCGGGGGTGGCGGCTCCGCTGGTCGGGGCGGCGGCTTCGGCGGGGGTGGCTGA
- a CDS encoding lanthionine synthetase C family protein, translating to MPPPEEMSREELVALVVARAGLIEQLRAGIAEREERLAGQERRVEELAAEVDRLRRAGSRNSGNPSLPPSSDGVLPGRVGPNRAERRAAGGGKKKRGKQPGRTGGRWLGGRTRTGSRRIFRSGCVTVGCRWPGRGRRGSPVRTSPTMSNRPGSTVTQHDLYRVVCGCGRRHVAARPGGVTGLGVVARRLDDLDLLREVLAYLVLLTEPIDGLPGWWCPHGPSRTKAGPPGGHGNHGIAHGITGPAALLALALLDGVRVDGQEQALRTICQWLDTWRRPASEGSWWPEFVTLDDLDCGEPRQRGPLRPSWCYGAPGIARTQQLAARALGDTTREHLAETAFAACIRDPAQLARLTEPGLCHGTAGLLATARRIAADARTPIALAPLLRLHQDTAAAADASPGFLDGSAGAELAVAGTTTSWDACLLLC from the coding sequence GTGCCGCCGCCGGAGGAGATGTCGCGTGAGGAGCTGGTTGCTCTCGTGGTGGCGCGGGCGGGGCTGATCGAACAGCTGCGGGCCGGGATCGCCGAGCGGGAGGAGCGGCTGGCTGGGCAGGAACGTCGGGTCGAGGAGCTGGCGGCGGAGGTCGACCGGTTGAGGCGGGCGGGCTCGCGGAACTCGGGGAACCCGTCGTTGCCGCCGTCGTCGGACGGGGTGCTGCCGGGCCGGGTGGGGCCGAACCGGGCTGAGCGCCGTGCCGCCGGGGGCGGGAAGAAGAAACGTGGTAAGCAGCCGGGCAGGACGGGTGGACGCTGGCTTGGCGGGAGGACCCGGACCGGGTCGAGGCGCATTTTCCGGTCGGGGTGTGTGACTGTGGGGTGTCGCTGGCCGGGGCGAGGCCGGCGGGGGTCGCCCGTTCGCACCAGTCCCACGATGTCGAACCGGCCCGGGTCGACCGTGACCCAGCATGATCTCTACCGGGTCGTGTGCGGCTGCGGGCGCCGTCATGTGGCCGCCCGGCCCGGCGGGGTGACCGGGCTCGGCGTCGTAGCCCGCCGCCTCGACGATCTTGACCTGCTCCGCGAGGTCCTCGCCTACCTGGTGCTTCTCACGGAGCCGATCGACGGCCTGCCCGGCTGGTGGTGCCCCCACGGCCCCAGCCGCACGAAGGCCGGCCCGCCCGGTGGGCATGGCAACCACGGGATCGCCCACGGCATCACGGGCCCCGCCGCGCTTCTGGCCCTCGCCCTGCTCGACGGCGTCCGAGTCGACGGACAGGAACAGGCGCTCAGGACGATCTGCCAGTGGCTCGATACCTGGCGGCGGCCAGCCAGCGAAGGATCGTGGTGGCCGGAGTTCGTCACGCTCGACGACCTCGACTGCGGCGAGCCCCGCCAACGCGGCCCGCTGCGGCCATCGTGGTGCTACGGCGCTCCGGGTATCGCCCGCACCCAACAGCTCGCCGCCCGCGCCCTCGGCGACACCACCCGCGAGCACCTCGCTGAAACGGCGTTCGCCGCCTGCATCCGCGACCCGGCCCAACTGGCCCGGCTCACTGAACCCGGCCTCTGCCACGGGACCGCCGGGCTACTCGCCACCGCACGCCGGATCGCGGCCGACGCGCGAACCCCTATCGCCCTCGCACCGCTGCTGCGTCTGCACCAGGACACCGCCGCTGCGGCGGACGCATCCCCTGGCTTCCTCGACGGGTCGGCCGGGGCCGAGCTCGCCGTGGCCGGGACCACGACGTCTTGGGACGCCTGCCTCCTGCTTTGCTGA
- a CDS encoding SDR family oxidoreductase, which produces MILITGATGTVGREVLRLLVGRGARIRAMTREPARLRLPDGALIDVVQADFERADSLHSAVAGVDSVFLLTAPSPTGSVAEHDLAMIQAARAYGVRKVVKLSAIGGKADDADNLPSPRHRAGEQALVASGLTWSAPDSIRPSRTPPSTATSSSGTAVTQSSPTMSTCSISGPRPARLRTRRVLMRPAGRLGQGRSRRIGTGPWRGRRRLRIGCSRPRRHRRGAGNMVPSAGPCAGSG; this is translated from the coding sequence ATGATCTTGATTACTGGTGCGACCGGCACCGTCGGTCGCGAGGTGCTGCGCCTCCTAGTCGGCCGGGGCGCCCGGATTCGGGCGATGACGCGAGAACCAGCCCGTCTCCGTCTTCCTGATGGCGCGCTGATCGATGTCGTGCAGGCCGACTTCGAACGTGCTGACTCGCTCCACAGCGCGGTCGCTGGTGTGGACAGCGTCTTCCTGCTGACCGCTCCGAGCCCCACCGGCTCGGTCGCCGAGCATGACCTGGCCATGATTCAGGCGGCCCGTGCCTACGGCGTCCGGAAGGTTGTCAAGCTGTCCGCCATCGGCGGGAAAGCCGATGACGCCGACAATCTGCCCTCGCCCAGGCACCGTGCCGGCGAACAGGCGCTGGTCGCCAGCGGACTGACCTGGTCCGCGCCGGATTCGATCCGTCCATCGCGGACTCCGCCGTCGACGGCTACCAGCTCGTCCGGGACGGCGGTAACGCAGTCATCACCGACGATGTCGACCTGTTCGATATCAGGCCCCCGGCCAGCGCGGCTTCGTACGCGCCGAGTCCTGATGCGCCCAGCGGGCCGGCTCGGGCAGGGCAGATCCCGCCGGATCGGAACCGGGCCATGGCGAGGGCGGCGGCGCTTGAGGATCGGCTGTTCGCGACCGCGCCGCCACCGACGCGGGGCCGGGAACATGGTGCCTTCGGCCGGACCGTGCGCGGGGAGTGGGTGA
- a CDS encoding ABC transporter ATP-binding protein, with protein MAAPLVGAAASAGVAEVVGTTENELAWTPEEPAGQEQTGQEQAGQEQAGQEQARSGGTAGPATPLPPYSDNDTLVVNAPVIELDQVTKSYRAGSLDVTALRGVSARIGTGEYVAIVGPSGSGKSTLMHIIGCLDVLTSGSYRLSGEDVGGMSEADLAEIRNRRIGFVFQQFNLLPSLSAWRNVELPLTYRGMRREVRRARAVAALDRVGLADRVEHRPGELSGGQQQRVAMARALVGDPSLILADEPTGNLDSTATGDVLDLLDELHQQGRTIVLITHELDVAARAHRVVRIRDGLVESDTAAS; from the coding sequence GTGGCGGCTCCGCTGGTCGGGGCGGCGGCTTCGGCGGGGGTGGCTGAGGTGGTCGGGACAACGGAAAACGAACTGGCCTGGACGCCGGAGGAACCGGCAGGACAAGAGCAGACAGGACAAGAGCAGGCAGGGCAAGAGCAGGCAGGGCAAGAGCAGGCAAGGTCGGGAGGGACGGCGGGTCCGGCGACGCCGCTCCCGCCGTATTCGGACAACGACACCCTCGTCGTCAACGCCCCTGTCATCGAGCTGGACCAGGTGACCAAGTCCTACCGGGCGGGATCGCTGGACGTCACGGCGCTGCGTGGTGTCTCGGCCCGGATCGGAACCGGCGAGTACGTCGCGATCGTCGGGCCGTCCGGGTCCGGGAAGTCGACGCTGATGCACATCATCGGCTGCCTCGACGTGCTCACCTCGGGCAGCTACCGGCTCTCTGGGGAGGACGTCGGCGGGATGAGCGAGGCCGACCTGGCCGAGATCCGCAACCGCCGGATCGGCTTCGTGTTCCAGCAGTTCAACCTGTTGCCGTCGCTGTCCGCGTGGCGCAACGTCGAGCTGCCCCTGACCTACCGGGGGATGCGCCGCGAGGTCCGCCGGGCGCGGGCCGTCGCGGCACTCGACCGGGTCGGCCTCGCCGACCGGGTTGAGCACCGGCCGGGCGAGCTGTCCGGCGGCCAGCAGCAACGCGTCGCGATGGCCCGGGCGCTGGTCGGCGACCCGTCGCTCATCCTGGCCGACGAGCCGACCGGAAACCTGGACTCCACCGCCACCGGTGACGTGCTGGACCTCCTCGACGAGCTGCACCAGCAGGGCCGGACGATCGTCCTGATCACTCATGAGCTGGACGTGGCGGCCCGGGCGCACCGGGTCGTGCGGATCCGGGACGGCCTGGTCGAGTCCGACACGGCGGCATCCTGA
- a CDS encoding helix-turn-helix domain-containing protein, producing MSTPLGDFLRARRDATRPETLGLPAGPRRRVPGLRRSELASLAGISVEYLVRIEQGSDRNPSASVVNALADALRLDVSEREHLRYLAKIAAGVCIGPLTQPRLEVRQTVLKLLDQLEPGIALVTNRLGDILAYTSGFDLVARPSGLLDTDRPNLTRFVFTDRRAREVFPEWDQIADERAFDLWHGPSAERSAQFRAELAPVAGDDFTQRLNRHALPRRGPLRWTHPVVGELRLDREVLELPPADAQQLVVFLPADDTTADTLNRLRRRGGTSLRAVN from the coding sequence GTGAGTACGCCGCTGGGTGACTTCCTCCGCGCCAGGCGCGATGCCACCCGGCCCGAGACGCTCGGCCTGCCGGCAGGCCCCCGGCGCCGCGTCCCGGGGCTACGGCGGTCGGAGCTGGCTTCGCTGGCAGGAATCAGCGTTGAGTATCTCGTCCGGATCGAGCAGGGGAGCGACCGCAACCCATCGGCCTCCGTCGTCAACGCGCTCGCCGACGCGCTGCGCCTCGACGTCTCCGAGCGGGAGCACCTGCGCTACCTGGCCAAGATCGCCGCTGGCGTGTGTATCGGCCCGCTCACCCAACCTCGGCTGGAGGTCAGGCAGACAGTGCTCAAGCTGCTCGACCAGCTCGAGCCAGGGATCGCACTGGTCACCAACCGCCTGGGTGACATCCTCGCGTACACCAGTGGCTTCGACCTGGTCGCCCGACCGTCGGGGCTGCTCGATACCGACAGGCCCAACCTCACGCGCTTCGTCTTCACCGACAGGCGCGCCCGCGAGGTCTTCCCGGAATGGGATCAGATCGCCGACGAACGAGCCTTCGACCTGTGGCACGGCCCGTCGGCCGAGCGCTCGGCCCAATTCAGGGCGGAACTCGCTCCGGTCGCCGGCGACGACTTCACCCAGCGACTGAACCGGCACGCGCTACCACGGCGCGGTCCGCTGCGGTGGACACACCCCGTGGTTGGTGAACTGCGGCTTGACCGCGAGGTCCTGGAGCTCCCACCCGCCGATGCTCAGCAGCTGGTGGTATTCCTTCCCGCCGACGACACGACCGCCGACACGTTGAACCGGTTGCGCAGGAGGGGCGGTACCAGCCTGCGTGCCGTCAACTGA